One Halosegnis longus DNA window includes the following coding sequences:
- a CDS encoding NADPH-dependent FMN reductase, whose protein sequence is MDTVRVAALVGSLRETSYTRLACEHALDTAADYDHVETDLIDLRAFDLPPYNHDQDAPGDSADLLARIERADAVILGTPNYHASYSGVLKNALDYCGFDEFDETTVGLLTVAGGGYSSSPLDHLRIVARAVGAWVVPHQVAIQNASSRFEDGVLTDQQYADRVAKLGEQLVAYAAIEPDERVRE, encoded by the coding sequence ATGGACACCGTTCGCGTCGCCGCGCTCGTCGGCAGCCTCCGCGAGACCAGCTACACGCGACTCGCCTGCGAGCACGCCCTCGATACTGCGGCCGACTACGACCACGTCGAGACCGACCTCATCGACCTGCGGGCGTTCGACCTCCCGCCGTACAACCACGACCAGGATGCACCGGGCGACAGCGCCGACCTGCTCGCGCGGATCGAACGCGCCGACGCCGTCATCCTCGGAACGCCGAACTACCACGCCTCCTACTCGGGCGTGTTGAAGAACGCGCTCGACTACTGTGGCTTCGACGAGTTCGACGAGACGACCGTCGGCCTGCTCACCGTCGCCGGCGGCGGCTACTCCTCCAGCCCGCTCGACCACCTGCGCATCGTCGCGCGCGCCGTCGGCGCGTGGGTCGTCCCCCACCAGGTCGCGATACAGAACGCGAGCTCCCGGTTCGAGGACGGCGTGCTCACCGACCAGCAGTACGCCGACCGCGTCGCGAAACTGGGCGAACAGCTGGTCGCGTACGCGGCGATCGAACCGGACGAGCGCGTCCGCGAGTAG
- a CDS encoding ABC transporter ATP-binding protein, with translation MSDFKTSDEGLLQVSALDAGYGDLQILTGVDMNVDDGEYVTIVGPNGAGKSTVMKSVFGLTTYMDGTIEFRGDEIQGSNPEDIIHLGLSYVPQNGNIFESLSVRENLEMGAYILDSVPEDQIQAVYDRFPILEERSEQEAGTMSGGQRQMLAMGRALMLDPDLLMLDEPSAGLAPDLVEEMFDRIDRINEAGTSVLMVEQNAKEALRRCDRGYVLVNGENRYMDSGEALLGDEQVRQDFLGG, from the coding sequence GTGAGCGACTTCAAGACGAGCGACGAGGGATTGTTGCAGGTGTCGGCGCTGGACGCCGGCTACGGCGACCTCCAGATTCTCACCGGCGTGGACATGAACGTCGACGACGGCGAGTACGTCACCATTGTCGGCCCGAACGGGGCCGGCAAGTCGACGGTGATGAAGTCGGTGTTCGGCCTCACGACGTACATGGACGGCACCATCGAGTTCCGCGGCGACGAGATCCAGGGAAGCAACCCCGAGGACATCATCCACCTCGGACTCAGCTACGTCCCACAGAACGGGAACATCTTCGAGTCGCTCAGCGTGCGGGAGAACCTGGAGATGGGTGCGTACATCCTCGACTCGGTGCCCGAAGACCAGATTCAGGCGGTGTACGACCGCTTCCCCATCCTCGAAGAGCGGAGCGAACAGGAGGCCGGCACGATGTCCGGCGGTCAACGCCAGATGCTCGCGATGGGTCGGGCGCTGATGCTCGACCCCGACCTGCTCATGTTGGACGAGCCGTCGGCCGGGCTCGCGCCCGACCTCGTTGAGGAGATGTTCGACCGCATCGACCGTATCAACGAGGCCGGTACCTCGGTGTTGATGGTCGAGCAGAACGCCAAGGAGGCGCTGCGCCGCTGTGACCGCGGCTACGTGCTGGTCAACGGCGAAAATAGATACATGGATTCAGGTGAAGCCCTGCTCGGAGACGAGCAGGTCAGACAGGATTTCCTCGGCGGCTGA
- a CDS encoding GTP cyclohydrolase III: MTNTQITLIQIDNYGPWTVTPEPRREVDLQTLQSRLYADLSQLFGNREGYVFFTRFDNMIAVTNGLDADDHALIQESVSNRYPVTISLGVETDANPTRALGTATEHLQEAGSAQDAARTEVLRGDPLAEADRTDEDVQIAHFDVNDATGKYTDQLNEYDSFIQIEQGYASLMKHMREEHDGLSFFVGGDNIIAVCPAMDGDAYQSAIDHVREDVGVELKVGVGRARTAQAAGMDAKHALETCRHEETTVEFR; the protein is encoded by the coding sequence GTGACGAACACGCAGATTACGCTCATCCAAATCGACAACTACGGACCGTGGACGGTGACGCCGGAGCCGCGCCGCGAGGTGGACCTCCAGACGCTCCAGTCCCGGCTGTACGCCGATCTCTCACAGCTGTTCGGCAACCGCGAGGGGTACGTCTTCTTCACCCGCTTCGACAACATGATCGCCGTGACGAACGGGCTGGACGCCGACGACCACGCCCTGATTCAGGAGTCGGTCAGCAACCGCTACCCCGTCACCATCTCGCTGGGCGTCGAGACGGACGCCAACCCCACGAGAGCGCTCGGAACGGCCACCGAACACCTCCAGGAGGCCGGCTCCGCACAGGACGCCGCCCGGACCGAGGTGCTCCGTGGTGACCCGCTCGCCGAGGCCGACCGCACCGACGAGGACGTACAGATTGCGCACTTCGACGTGAACGACGCCACGGGCAAGTACACCGACCAGCTCAACGAGTACGACTCCTTCATCCAGATCGAGCAGGGGTACGCGAGCCTGATGAAGCACATGCGCGAGGAACACGACGGGCTCTCCTTCTTCGTCGGGGGCGACAACATCATCGCGGTCTGTCCGGCGATGGACGGCGACGCCTACCAGTCGGCTATCGACCACGTCCGCGAGGACGTCGGCGTCGAACTGAAGGTCGGTGTCGGTCGAGCACGAACCGCGCAGGCGGCCGGCATGGACGCGAAACACGCGCTCGAAACCTGTCGCCACGAGGAGACGACCGTCGAGTTCCGGTAA
- a CDS encoding A/G-specific adenine glycosylase: MTESGPLPEDVSAVQSALVEWYETDHRSFPWRETTDPYRILVSEVMSQQTQLSRVEAAYHDFLAEWPDVDALAAAAQSDVVGFWSSHSLGYNNRATYLHEAARQVRDEYGGSFPESPDELQELMGVGPYTANAVASFAFNNGDAVVDTNVKRVLHRVFDVPDDDSAFEEAANDLMPAGESRVWNNAIMELGGVACGKTPECDEASCPLREWCHAYRTGDFTAPDVPTQPSFEGSRRQMRGRVVKLLGEHEELPLDTLGHRVRVDYTPDGEYGREWLRGLLSDLADDGLVDIEDETEDATVRLRS, translated from the coding sequence ATGACGGAGTCCGGCCCGCTACCCGAGGACGTGTCGGCCGTGCAGTCCGCGCTCGTCGAGTGGTACGAGACCGACCACCGCTCGTTTCCCTGGCGCGAGACGACCGACCCCTACCGGATTCTCGTGAGCGAGGTGATGAGTCAGCAGACACAGCTTTCGCGTGTCGAGGCGGCGTACCACGATTTCCTCGCGGAGTGGCCCGACGTGGATGCGCTCGCCGCCGCGGCCCAGTCTGACGTGGTCGGCTTTTGGAGCAGCCACTCGCTCGGCTACAACAATCGTGCGACGTATCTCCACGAGGCCGCCCGGCAGGTCCGCGACGAGTACGGCGGCTCCTTTCCCGAGTCGCCCGACGAGCTACAGGAGCTGATGGGCGTCGGTCCCTACACCGCCAACGCCGTCGCCTCCTTCGCGTTCAACAACGGCGACGCCGTCGTCGACACGAACGTGAAACGCGTCCTCCATCGGGTGTTCGACGTGCCCGACGACGACAGCGCCTTCGAAGAGGCGGCGAACGACCTCATGCCCGCCGGCGAGTCCCGGGTCTGGAACAACGCCATCATGGAGTTGGGCGGCGTCGCCTGCGGGAAGACGCCCGAGTGTGACGAGGCGAGTTGCCCCCTCCGCGAGTGGTGTCACGCCTACCGGACCGGTGATTTCACCGCGCCGGACGTGCCGACACAGCCGAGCTTCGAGGGGAGCCGCCGACAGATGCGGGGGCGCGTGGTCAAGCTCCTCGGCGAACACGAGGAACTGCCACTCGACACCCTCGGCCACCGGGTCCGCGTCGACTACACGCCGGACGGCGAGTACGGCCGCGAGTGGCTGCGTGGACTGCTTTCTGACCTCGCGGACGACGGACTGGTCGATATCGAGGACGAAACCGAGGACGCGACGGTCCGGCTCCGAAGCTAA
- a CDS encoding thymidine kinase codes for MHAITNSGWVEVVTGSMFSGKTEELLRRVRRAEIAGQSVAAFTPALDDRYGTATIGSHVGQQIQATVVDSDDPGPGIHDALNGEEVVAIDEANFFSGSLVDACEELAAEGRRVLVSGTDQTFRGEPFHPLPELMAIAEYVDKYQAICSQCGEPASRNQRLIEGEPAHYDDPTVLVGAEESYEARCRNCHVVRRD; via the coding sequence ATGCACGCCATCACGAACAGCGGGTGGGTCGAGGTCGTGACCGGCTCGATGTTCTCCGGAAAGACGGAGGAGCTCCTCCGTCGCGTCCGTCGCGCGGAAATCGCGGGCCAGTCGGTCGCCGCCTTCACGCCCGCGCTCGACGACCGCTACGGCACGGCCACCATCGGGAGCCACGTCGGCCAACAGATTCAGGCCACCGTCGTCGACAGCGACGACCCCGGTCCCGGGATTCACGACGCGCTCAACGGCGAGGAGGTCGTCGCCATCGACGAGGCGAACTTCTTTTCGGGGTCGCTGGTCGACGCCTGCGAGGAGTTGGCCGCCGAGGGGAGACGCGTCCTCGTCTCGGGCACGGACCAGACGTTCCGCGGCGAGCCGTTTCACCCGCTCCCGGAGCTGATGGCTATCGCCGAGTACGTCGACAAGTACCAAGCGATCTGCTCGCAGTGTGGCGAGCCGGCCTCTCGCAATCAGCGACTCATCGAGGGGGAGCCGGCCCACTACGACGACCCGACGGTGCTCGTCGGCGCGGAGGAGTCCTACGAGGCGCGGTGTCGCAACTGCCACGTCGTCCGACGGGACTAG
- a CDS encoding peroxiredoxin family protein — MSTQVPEFSLPNVAVGPDPFSLSALSDDVAFVVVFFQRDHYCTNCRKQVRDVAERYDAFRQRDAEVVSIVPEPREQVETWQERYDLPYPLLADPDAAVGDAYDQPVRFGLLGRFSDFFGRMPEVVIIDRRGPEPELAYAYEGSSTFDRPDIDTLLAELDDLREESAE; from the coding sequence ATGAGTACACAGGTGCCGGAGTTCTCGCTGCCGAACGTCGCCGTCGGTCCGGACCCGTTCTCGCTGTCGGCGCTGTCAGACGACGTTGCGTTCGTCGTCGTGTTCTTCCAGCGCGACCACTACTGCACGAACTGCCGGAAGCAGGTCCGGGACGTGGCCGAGCGCTACGACGCGTTCCGACAGCGGGACGCCGAAGTGGTCTCTATCGTTCCGGAGCCGCGCGAGCAGGTCGAAACGTGGCAGGAGCGCTACGACCTCCCGTATCCGCTGTTGGCCGACCCGGACGCCGCGGTGGGAGACGCGTACGACCAGCCCGTGCGATTCGGGCTGTTGGGTCGGTTCAGCGACTTCTTCGGCCGGATGCCGGAGGTCGTCATCATCGACCGGCGCGGTCCCGAGCCGGAACTCGCGTACGCCTACGAGGGGAGTTCGACGTTCGACCGGCCGGATATCGACACGCTGCTCGCGGAGCTTGACGACCTCCGCGAGGAGTCAGCCGAATAG
- a CDS encoding ABC transporter ATP-binding protein codes for MSDEPGPATTNIPDDVETPDELDPESHDSAVEEAAKRTPRGIPLRVDGLRKEFGGITAVDGASFQVEAGSLTGLIGPNGAGKSTTFNCITGVHRPTAGQVQFNGENITGLEPHEVANRGLVRTFQIARELEEMTVLENMMLAPKHQRGESIVRSVTPGLRRDVISQEEELREEVWEMLEFFELDHLAETEAGTLSGGQRKLLEMARALMTDPEMVLLDEPLAGVNPTLEEKLLERIHELREDGYTFLFVEHDMDIIMEHCEHIIVMHQGKVLAEGDADDIRNNEAVVEAYLGEDIS; via the coding sequence ATGAGTGACGAACCCGGACCGGCGACGACGAACATCCCGGACGACGTGGAGACGCCCGACGAACTCGACCCGGAGAGCCACGACTCGGCGGTCGAGGAGGCGGCAAAGCGAACCCCGCGGGGAATCCCGCTGCGCGTCGACGGGCTTCGCAAGGAGTTCGGCGGTATCACCGCCGTCGACGGGGCCAGCTTCCAGGTCGAAGCCGGCTCGCTGACGGGCCTCATCGGCCCGAACGGGGCCGGCAAGTCGACGACGTTCAACTGCATCACTGGCGTCCACAGGCCGACGGCCGGGCAGGTCCAGTTCAACGGCGAGAACATCACCGGGCTGGAGCCACACGAGGTCGCAAACCGCGGGCTCGTTCGCACGTTCCAGATTGCCCGTGAACTCGAGGAGATGACCGTCCTCGAGAACATGATGCTCGCGCCGAAACACCAGCGCGGCGAGTCGATTGTCCGGTCGGTGACGCCGGGGCTTCGGCGCGACGTGATCAGTCAGGAAGAGGAACTCCGCGAGGAGGTCTGGGAGATGTTGGAGTTCTTCGAGTTAGACCACCTCGCCGAGACGGAAGCCGGAACGCTCTCCGGTGGCCAACGGAAGCTGCTGGAGATGGCGCGCGCGCTGATGACCGACCCCGAGATGGTGTTGCTCGACGAGCCACTCGCGGGGGTGAATCCGACGTTAGAGGAGAAGCTCCTCGAACGGATTCACGAGCTACGGGAGGACGGGTACACCTTCCTCTTCGTCGAGCACGATATGGATATCATCATGGAACACTGTGAACACATCATCGTCATGCACCAAGGGAAGGTGTTGGCCGAGGGTGACGCCGACGACATCCGCAACAACGAAGCTGTCGTCGAGGCGTACCTCGGGGAGGATATCTCGTGA
- a CDS encoding DUF547 domain-containing protein has translation MSSTTGDTAATPSTVARQLLERVRREQPTEAHEQTLAAFDEDALAEVRTDRRTALAFWLNVYNAGAQLLLDRRPELFESRWRFFRTTAITVAGIDVSLDDIEHGLMRNRQSKYGLGYLPRLARCGFGPAYRLPVDPRIHFALNCGAASCPAILSYDAETVDRALDDATEQYLAQHVQYDAATDRVRVPRVCLWFIGDFGGPSGLRAFLRDYGQVPRGASPSLSFDGYDWTRVPRQFDTRE, from the coding sequence ATGAGTAGCACGACGGGCGACACGGCAGCGACACCCTCGACAGTCGCCCGACAGCTTCTCGAACGCGTCCGGCGCGAACAGCCGACGGAGGCACACGAACAAACCCTCGCCGCGTTCGACGAGGACGCGCTCGCCGAGGTACGGACCGACCGCCGAACCGCGCTCGCCTTCTGGCTCAACGTCTACAACGCCGGTGCACAGCTCTTGTTGGACCGTCGGCCCGAACTGTTCGAGTCGCGCTGGCGCTTCTTCCGTACGACCGCCATCACCGTCGCTGGCATCGACGTGAGCCTCGACGACATCGAACATGGCCTCATGCGAAACAGACAGTCGAAGTACGGGCTCGGCTACCTCCCGCGGCTCGCTCGGTGTGGCTTCGGCCCGGCCTACCGGCTTCCGGTCGACCCGCGGATTCACTTCGCGCTCAACTGCGGAGCGGCGAGCTGCCCGGCGATTCTCTCGTACGACGCCGAGACGGTCGACCGAGCCCTCGACGACGCCACCGAGCAGTATCTCGCCCAGCACGTACAGTACGACGCCGCGACCGACCGCGTCCGCGTCCCGCGGGTCTGTCTCTGGTTCATCGGAGACTTCGGCGGCCCCTCGGGACTGCGGGCGTTTCTGCGCGACTACGGCCAGGTTCCACGCGGGGCGAGTCCGTCGCTCAGCTTCGACGGGTACGACTGGACGCGCGTTCCCCGGCAGTTCGACACGCGAGAGTAG
- a CDS encoding prenyltransferase has protein sequence MSHTRDGIDTLRSWLVERVPHLWALWAASRPSQLALIGLLYALGVGMATTGRPVAAATFVPRLTPAVLVGGVVLLAVAVAVHYANEYADADTDALADRTPFSGGSGALAETGLPASFLGRATLGTGAVAVALLAVGGVGPLSPIAVALAATILVAGVAYSLPPVALVRRGLGEPVNMVLGGLLLPVYGVAVVAPPTPSAAAVVVPFTLVVGCNLLAVHWPDRAADERVGKRTLAVRWGPTRLRRAYAALAVSAALATLALWRGGLLPPVVAAAHLTPVPFLLWGWTTLTRRRSPLPAVAAMVVLAVALTAGWWWAGV, from the coding sequence ATGTCGCACACAAGAGACGGCATCGACACACTTCGTTCCTGGCTCGTCGAACGCGTTCCCCACCTGTGGGCGCTGTGGGCGGCCAGTCGCCCGAGCCAGCTCGCACTCATCGGCCTGCTGTACGCGCTCGGCGTCGGGATGGCGACGACGGGCCGGCCAGTCGCAGCCGCGACGTTCGTTCCGCGGCTCACCCCCGCCGTGCTCGTCGGTGGGGTCGTCCTGCTCGCCGTCGCGGTCGCGGTCCACTACGCGAACGAGTACGCCGACGCCGACACGGACGCGCTCGCCGACCGAACTCCCTTCTCCGGAGGGAGCGGCGCACTCGCCGAAACCGGCCTTCCGGCGTCGTTTCTCGGACGGGCGACCCTCGGGACCGGAGCCGTTGCCGTCGCACTGCTCGCTGTGGGTGGTGTTGGACCGCTCTCCCCGATTGCCGTCGCGCTCGCCGCGACCATCCTCGTTGCCGGCGTCGCCTACTCGCTTCCGCCGGTCGCACTCGTCAGACGCGGGCTCGGCGAACCGGTGAACATGGTGCTCGGCGGGCTACTCCTCCCGGTGTACGGGGTTGCGGTCGTCGCACCTCCGACGCCGAGCGCCGCGGCGGTCGTCGTCCCGTTCACGCTCGTCGTCGGTTGTAATCTGCTCGCGGTCCACTGGCCCGACAGAGCGGCCGACGAACGCGTCGGCAAGCGAACGCTCGCCGTCCGGTGGGGACCGACGCGGCTCAGACGCGCGTACGCCGCTCTCGCCGTGTCGGCCGCGCTTGCGACGCTCGCACTCTGGCGGGGTGGACTCCTTCCGCCCGTCGTCGCCGCGGCCCACCTCACACCGGTACCGTTCCTCCTGTGGGGCTGGACGACGTTGACCCGGCGACGGAGTCCGCTACCGGCCGTCGCCGCGATGGTCGTCCTCGCGGTCGCCCTGACCGCGGGCTGGTGGTGGGCCGGCGTCTGA
- a CDS encoding branched-chain amino acid ABC transporter permease, producing the protein MSTDTEGRSRLVTDSGYIAGAMLLLYVVFLILGTLQGYPLEGIISSLQRVTFLVAVYGLAVLALNLHWGYAGLFNIGVAGFMAVGVYTSIMLTAPVGASPPGLGLPLPIGIIGGMLAAAFVGLIAGLPALRLRSDYLAIMTVAVSEIIRFTYNSNTFSQYTGGASGFGSIPPSPIRELLLQDASSIISEPTALGAAVFGFMEFPGIEQLEIGRALTINIFSTLLIVLVLIVVYLFLVRAVNSPYGRVLKSIREDEVAAQSLGKNTSRFKLKTFMLGCALMGLAGIMWFGAVGQSSVYPNAFRPEITFYIFIALIIGGAGSNTGSILGGALFAGLLFEAPPRVATILTDALGVSNTPDTIIAALAPIASGQLTPMLGFLLDNMSQLRFIFVGVLLIYLIQRRPDGLLGHRSEIAAATDLSVRPSQSQGGETDE; encoded by the coding sequence ATGAGCACCGACACAGAGGGCCGCTCGCGGCTCGTGACGGATTCGGGATACATCGCGGGAGCGATGTTGCTGTTGTACGTCGTCTTCCTCATCCTGGGGACACTGCAGGGATACCCGCTTGAGGGTATCATCTCCAGTCTCCAGCGCGTGACCTTCCTCGTCGCGGTGTACGGACTCGCCGTGCTCGCGTTGAACCTCCACTGGGGATACGCTGGGCTGTTCAACATCGGCGTTGCCGGCTTCATGGCCGTCGGTGTGTACACCAGCATCATGCTGACCGCGCCGGTGGGTGCGAGTCCGCCGGGACTCGGTCTGCCGCTTCCGATTGGTATCATCGGCGGGATGCTCGCGGCCGCATTCGTCGGACTCATCGCCGGATTGCCGGCGCTGCGGCTTCGTTCCGATTATCTCGCCATCATGACGGTCGCAGTGAGCGAGATTATCCGATTTACCTACAACTCCAACACGTTCAGCCAGTACACCGGCGGTGCAAGCGGCTTCGGCTCGATTCCGCCGAGCCCGATTCGAGAGCTGCTCTTACAGGACGCCTCGTCGATCATCTCGGAGCCGACCGCGCTCGGTGCAGCCGTCTTCGGATTCATGGAGTTCCCGGGCATCGAGCAGCTCGAAATCGGGCGAGCGCTCACGATAAACATCTTCTCGACGCTGCTCATCGTGCTCGTCTTGATCGTCGTCTATCTGTTCCTCGTGCGGGCGGTGAACTCACCGTACGGGCGCGTCCTCAAGTCGATTCGCGAAGACGAGGTCGCGGCCCAGTCGCTCGGGAAGAACACGAGCCGCTTCAAGCTGAAGACGTTCATGCTCGGGTGTGCCCTGATGGGACTTGCCGGCATCATGTGGTTCGGCGCAGTCGGGCAGAGCTCCGTCTACCCGAACGCCTTCCGCCCGGAGATTACGTTCTACATCTTCATCGCGCTCATCATCGGCGGGGCCGGCTCGAACACCGGGAGCATCCTCGGTGGTGCGCTGTTTGCCGGCTTGCTGTTCGAGGCTCCGCCGCGGGTCGCGACCATCCTCACCGACGCGCTCGGCGTCTCGAACACGCCAGACACGATTATCGCCGCGTTGGCACCGATAGCGAGCGGGCAACTCACCCCGATGCTCGGCTTCCTGCTCGACAACATGAGTCAACTCCGATTCATCTTCGTGGGCGTACTGCTCATCTACCTGATACAGCGGCGACCGGACGGGCTGTTGGGCCACCGCTCGGAGATTGCGGCGGCCACGGACCTCTCGGTCCGCCCGTCACAGTCACAGGGAGGTGAGACCGATGAGTGA
- a CDS encoding ABC transporter substrate-binding protein — protein sequence MSERLNRRTVLRGLGVAGMAGLAGCSSGGDNGDGGDGGDNSSGGGGGGGGGGSTDRTLRQGVLMPETGDLASLGTAIRDGAILPFALLEDDEDNPFELDYTVGDTQTNPNAGVSAANNLNNQGYPAITGAASSEVSIAVYENVLIPNGIVGCSPASTSPAITDLEDNGLVYRTPPTDALQGEVLSQVAMERENASTAATLYVNNSYGQLLSESFSSAFESDGGTVQTTVAFEQSQSSYAARLSDALADDPDILIVIGYPESGIQLFRDYYSNYDGSLPILVTDGLQDSALPSEVGNAMENVKGTAPLAAGPGRDYFAEQYQNEYDSEPGVFTSQAFDATAVCLLANAAAGENDGAAIAQEMQNVANPGGEEVMPSNLGEGLAMAAEGTEIQYVGASSAVDFDENGDLQAATYQYFGFEEGGGIRTIDEIQYS from the coding sequence ATGTCAGAACGACTCAATCGACGAACTGTGCTTCGCGGTCTCGGCGTCGCCGGGATGGCCGGACTCGCCGGCTGTTCCAGTGGCGGCGACAACGGAGATGGCGGCGACGGTGGCGACAACAGCAGCGGCGGTGGTGGTGGCGGCGGTGGCGGCGGTTCCACCGACCGCACGCTCCGACAGGGCGTCCTGATGCCCGAGACCGGCGACCTCGCCAGCCTCGGCACCGCGATTCGCGACGGTGCGATTCTCCCGTTCGCCCTGCTCGAGGACGACGAGGACAACCCCTTCGAACTCGACTACACCGTCGGCGACACCCAGACGAACCCCAATGCCGGGGTCTCGGCTGCGAACAACCTGAACAATCAGGGGTACCCGGCGATTACGGGAGCCGCCTCCTCCGAGGTTTCCATCGCCGTGTACGAGAACGTCCTCATCCCGAACGGCATCGTCGGCTGCTCGCCGGCGTCCACCTCCCCCGCGATTACGGACCTCGAAGACAACGGTCTCGTTTACCGCACCCCGCCGACGGACGCGCTTCAGGGTGAGGTGCTCTCGCAGGTCGCGATGGAGCGTGAAAACGCGAGTACGGCCGCGACGCTGTACGTCAACAACTCCTACGGACAGCTGCTGTCCGAGAGCTTCTCGTCGGCATTCGAGAGCGACGGCGGCACCGTCCAGACGACGGTCGCCTTCGAGCAGTCACAGAGCTCCTACGCCGCGCGACTCTCGGACGCGCTCGCCGACGACCCGGATATCCTCATCGTCATCGGCTACCCCGAATCGGGGATTCAGCTGTTCCGCGACTACTACTCCAACTACGACGGCTCGCTCCCGATTCTCGTCACGGACGGCCTCCAGGACTCGGCGCTCCCCTCGGAGGTCGGCAACGCGATGGAGAACGTGAAGGGCACGGCTCCCCTCGCCGCCGGACCGGGTCGTGACTACTTCGCCGAACAGTATCAAAACGAGTACGACAGCGAGCCGGGCGTGTTCACCTCGCAGGCGTTCGACGCGACCGCAGTCTGTCTGCTCGCCAACGCGGCCGCCGGTGAGAACGACGGTGCGGCGATCGCCCAGGAGATGCAGAACGTCGCCAACCCCGGCGGCGAGGAAGTGATGCCGAGCAACCTCGGCGAGGGGCTCGCGATGGCCGCAGAGGGAACCGAGATTCAGTACGTCGGTGCCTCCAGCGCCGTCGACTTCGACGAGAACGGCGACCTGCAGGCGGCGACCTACCAGTACTTCGGCTTCGAAGAAGGCGGCGGTATCCGCACCATCGACGAGATTCAGTACAGCTAA
- a CDS encoding YIP1 family protein, whose amino-acid sequence MTTWVENPEGGRERGPRGLVRAWLELLTRPRRFFHNGISPGDQSPGLSFVIVVSFCYTATRFATLPSARPGFFASEAASVLVGLLLATFIIGPVGLHLVAALQVVLTIALVRDRGGVSKTVQVLAYATAPMALAGVGVPPMLAGTPLVAEVVAAWRVGLALWGCGLLVVGMATVHNISTPRAVVVVAIPAVIVFGYFFGGLYSLEALVGVDIISRSPPAGEMETQLLAAREPPV is encoded by the coding sequence GTGACTACGTGGGTCGAGAATCCCGAAGGGGGCCGCGAGCGCGGACCGCGCGGGCTGGTGCGGGCGTGGCTGGAACTGCTCACGCGACCGCGGCGCTTCTTCCACAACGGCATCTCGCCGGGCGACCAGTCGCCGGGACTCAGCTTCGTCATCGTCGTCTCCTTCTGTTACACGGCGACGCGGTTCGCCACGCTTCCTTCCGCTCGCCCCGGGTTCTTCGCGAGCGAGGCGGCGTCCGTCCTCGTGGGATTGCTCCTCGCGACGTTCATCATCGGCCCGGTCGGTCTCCACCTCGTCGCCGCACTGCAGGTCGTGTTGACCATCGCGCTCGTGCGCGACCGCGGCGGGGTGAGCAAGACCGTGCAGGTGCTCGCGTACGCGACCGCGCCGATGGCACTCGCCGGCGTCGGGGTGCCACCGATGCTCGCGGGAACACCCCTTGTTGCCGAGGTCGTGGCCGCGTGGCGTGTCGGCCTCGCGCTGTGGGGCTGTGGACTGCTCGTCGTCGGGATGGCGACCGTCCACAATATCTCGACCCCGCGTGCAGTCGTCGTCGTGGCGATTCCGGCCGTCATCGTGTTCGGCTACTTCTTCGGCGGGCTCTACTCGCTGGAGGCGCTCGTCGGCGTCGATATCATCTCGCGTTCGCCGCCGGCGGGAGAGATGGAAACACAGTTACTCGCCGCCCGCGAACCGCCGGTGTGA